In the Deinococcus fonticola genome, TCCGGCCTGACGCCCGATGAGCAGCAAACACTGGAAGACTTGCTGCTGAAACTCGTGGGGCATCTGGAGCACCGCACAGGCGAACGCTGACTGTTCACCGCTTACGTTAATAACGTCTCCTTGGTTTTAAGCGCGAATGCATGAGGAACCCGGCAAAATAGGCAATCAAGGAGAATCCTCATGCCCGAACAACCCGATCTGTTTGGCACGGCCCGCGAACGCAAATCCCTGATGCCCGCCGGACTGCCCCAGAGCTGGCAGGACGCCCTGGGGGGCGAGTTTGCCGCCCCTTACTTCCACGAGCTGAAGGACTTTCTGGTGCAGGAACGCCGCGAGCACACCATCTACCCCCCGGCGCCTGACGTGTTCAACGCCCTGCGGTACACGCCGCTGGAGAACGTGAAAGTCCTGATTCTGGGGCAAGACCCTTACCACCGCCCCGGACAGGCGCACGGCCTCAGTTTCAGCGTGCGCCCCGGCGTCCCCGTTCCCCCCAGCCTGCGCAACATCTACAAGGAATTGCGTGAGGACATTCCCGGCTTCACCGCGCCCCGCCACGGCTATCTGCGCGCCTGGGCCGAACAGGGCGTGCTGCTGCTGAACGCCGTTCTGACCGTTCGCGAAGGCCAGGCGAACAGCCACCAGGGCAAAGGCTGGGAGACCTTCACCGATGCCGTCATTCGCGCCGTGAATGCCAGAGAGGAGCGCGTGGTTTTCGTTCTATGGGGCGCTTACGCCCGCAAGAAAGCCAAACTGATTACCGGTAAGCAGCACGTCATCATCGAGTCCGCGCACCCCAGTCCCCTCAGCGAAGCCAAATTCCTGGGCACGCGCCCCTTCAGCAAGGTCAACGCCGCCCTGGAAGAAGCCGGACGCGGCGCCATCGACTGGCAACTTCCCGCACAAGTCGGCGAGTGAGAGAACGCCCCGCTG is a window encoding:
- the ung gene encoding uracil-DNA glycosylase, translated to MPEQPDLFGTARERKSLMPAGLPQSWQDALGGEFAAPYFHELKDFLVQERREHTIYPPAPDVFNALRYTPLENVKVLILGQDPYHRPGQAHGLSFSVRPGVPVPPSLRNIYKELREDIPGFTAPRHGYLRAWAEQGVLLLNAVLTVREGQANSHQGKGWETFTDAVIRAVNAREERVVFVLWGAYARKKAKLITGKQHVIIESAHPSPLSEAKFLGTRPFSKVNAALEEAGRGAIDWQLPAQVGE